In one window of Blattabacterium sp. (Cryptocercus punctulatus) str. Cpu DNA:
- a CDS encoding 2-oxoglutarate dehydrogenase E1 component, protein MNDNQYSFLNDIHNIEFLYKKYKENPNSVEPSWCAFFYGFDFHETMNKLSTNNKALNVPVINTSNIEFLVYNLIQSYRKIGHLFTKTNPIQKRKNHLPSLDLKNFGLSEQELDISFEAGKLIGIGKNTLKNIIQHLKSIYCNSIGIEYMYISDTKKIEWIENWFRKEKFEFSKKKKKFFLKKLNEAVTFENFIHTKFVGKKRFSIEGNESILPALEEMIDYTSNKYMTEYFIVGMSHRGRLNILSNFFKKKYSHIFSEFQEKEYKEKYFSGDVKYHLGFTKIRKTYSGKYIKISLVPNPSHLESVNSIVEGLTRSKIDIDYNQNSNSEKIVPILIHGDASLSGQGIVYEVIQLSKLKGYKTGGTIHIVINNQIGFTTNITEGRSSHYCTDIAKVILSPVLHINADDIESVIRAIHFAVDFRMHYHEDIFIDLLGYRKYGHNEGDEPRFTQPSLYKVISKHINSYNLYKEKLEKEGVINSIEIQKMEKKYEKILNIGFDESKTIKWNILNSFLEEEWKNFPSKTNEIFKKVNTQFSIERLIDISNKIFTLPTDKIFFKKTKFIFQQRLEMIKKKLVDWSMAELLSYGTLLDEGFNIRLSGEDVIRGTFSQRHTIVKTENEEDIFLLNHIRIGQGKMQVYNSPLSEYGVLGFEYGYAMLSPYTLTLWEAQFGDFGNGGQIIIDQYISSGEDKWKIKNGIVMLLPHGYEGQGPEHSSARIERYLQLCANNNLFLVNCTTPANFYHLLRRQMKLSFRKPLVIFTPKSLLRHPKCISKMDELSEGKFQEILDDTSVIDINKVTRLIFCSGKIYYDLLKKKESIKDEITSIIRIEQIYPLKNKKIIELFNKYKNKKKVFWIQEEPENMGLWSFIFRKIGNSLSFNLIAPSENSSTSTGSYIDFLNIQNKILEKAFL, encoded by the coding sequence ATGAATGATAATCAATATTCTTTTCTAAACGATATCCATAACATCGAATTTCTTTATAAAAAATATAAAGAAAATCCTAATTCAGTAGAACCTAGTTGGTGTGCTTTTTTTTATGGATTTGATTTTCATGAAACAATGAATAAACTATCTACTAATAATAAAGCTCTAAATGTTCCAGTTATTAATACATCTAATATAGAATTTTTAGTTTATAACTTGATTCAATCTTATCGAAAGATTGGTCATTTATTTACTAAAACAAATCCTATACAAAAAAGGAAAAACCATTTACCATCTTTAGATTTAAAAAATTTTGGATTATCTGAACAAGAACTTGATATTTCGTTTGAAGCAGGGAAATTAATTGGTATTGGAAAAAATACTTTAAAAAACATTATTCAACATCTAAAAAGTATTTATTGTAATTCTATAGGGATAGAATATATGTACATATCGGATACTAAAAAAATAGAATGGATTGAAAATTGGTTTCGAAAAGAAAAATTTGAATTTTCCAAAAAAAAGAAAAAATTTTTTTTAAAAAAATTAAATGAAGCAGTTACTTTTGAAAATTTTATTCATACTAAATTCGTAGGAAAAAAAAGATTTTCTATAGAAGGAAATGAATCTATATTACCTGCATTAGAAGAAATGATAGATTATACTTCCAATAAATATATGACCGAATATTTTATCGTAGGTATGTCTCATAGAGGCCGTTTAAACATTCTTTCTAATTTTTTTAAAAAAAAATATTCTCATATTTTCAGTGAATTTCAAGAAAAAGAATATAAAGAAAAATACTTTTCCGGTGATGTTAAATATCATTTGGGTTTTACAAAAATTAGAAAAACTTACAGTGGTAAATATATAAAAATAAGTCTTGTTCCAAATCCATCTCATTTAGAATCAGTAAATTCTATTGTTGAGGGACTAACTCGTTCTAAAATAGATATTGATTATAATCAAAATAGTAATTCAGAAAAAATAGTTCCCATTCTTATTCATGGAGATGCCTCTTTATCCGGCCAAGGAATTGTATACGAAGTGATACAATTATCTAAATTAAAAGGTTATAAAACAGGAGGTACAATTCACATTGTAATTAATAATCAAATTGGATTTACTACCAATATTACAGAAGGACGTTCTAGCCACTATTGCACAGATATAGCAAAAGTAATTCTTTCTCCAGTATTACATATTAATGCGGATGATATAGAATCTGTTATTCGAGCAATTCATTTTGCGGTAGATTTTAGAATGCATTATCATGAAGATATTTTCATAGATTTACTTGGATATAGAAAATATGGACATAATGAAGGCGATGAACCTCGTTTTACTCAACCTTCTTTATATAAAGTTATTTCCAAACATATAAACTCATATAATTTATATAAAGAAAAATTAGAAAAAGAAGGAGTCATTAATTCAATTGAAATCCAAAAAATGGAAAAAAAATATGAAAAAATTCTCAATATAGGATTTGATGAATCAAAAACTATTAAATGGAATATTCTAAATTCATTTTTAGAAGAAGAATGGAAAAATTTTCCTTCTAAAACTAATGAAATTTTTAAGAAAGTAAATACTCAATTTTCCATTGAAAGACTTATAGATATTTCTAATAAAATTTTTACTCTTCCTACGGATAAAATTTTTTTTAAAAAAACGAAATTTATCTTTCAACAAAGATTAGAAATGATTAAAAAAAAATTAGTAGATTGGAGTATGGCAGAGTTACTATCCTATGGGACACTTTTAGATGAAGGATTTAATATTCGTCTATCAGGAGAAGATGTTATCAGAGGTACTTTTTCTCAAAGACATACCATTGTAAAAACTGAAAATGAAGAGGATATTTTTTTGCTTAATCATATTCGAATAGGACAAGGAAAAATGCAAGTTTACAATTCTCCACTTTCCGAATATGGAGTTTTAGGTTTTGAATATGGATATGCTATGTTATCTCCTTATACTTTAACTTTATGGGAAGCTCAATTTGGTGATTTTGGAAATGGAGGACAAATTATTATAGATCAGTATATCTCCTCTGGAGAGGATAAATGGAAAATTAAAAATGGAATTGTAATGCTACTTCCTCATGGATACGAAGGCCAAGGGCCAGAACATTCATCTGCACGTATTGAACGTTATTTACAACTTTGTGCTAACAATAATTTATTTTTAGTTAACTGTACTACTCCGGCTAATTTTTATCATCTTTTGAGAAGACAAATGAAACTAAGTTTTCGAAAACCACTTGTAATTTTTACTCCTAAAAGTTTACTTCGTCATCCAAAATGTATATCAAAAATGGATGAACTTTCTGAAGGAAAATTTCAAGAAATTTTGGACGATACTTCAGTTATAGATATTAATAAAGTAACAAGATTAATTTTTTGTTCTGGAAAAATATATTATGATTTACTAAAGAAAAAAGAATCTATTAAGGATGAAATAACATCTATAATTCGTATAGAACAAATTTATCCTTTAAAAAATAAAAAAATTATAGAATTATTTAATAAATACAAAAATAAAAAAAAAGTCTTTTGGATACAAGAAGAACCAGAAAATATGGGATTGTGGAGTTTTATTTTTAGAAAAATAGGAAATAGTCTTTCATTTAATTTAATAGCACCATCGGAAAATTCTAGTACATCTACAGGATCTTATATAGATTTTTTAAACATTCAAAATAAAATATTAGAAAAGGCATTTCTATAA
- the alaS gene encoding alanine--tRNA ligase, translating to MKYQYIRDIFLDFFQKKKHKIIPSFPIYLRDDPTLFFINAGMNPFKDYFLGYKKPEFQRIVNIQRCLRVSGKHNDLENVGYDNYHHTMFEMLGNWSFGDYSRKETIEWAWELLIQKYNIPKKNIYISIFIGDEKDGLSMDKETYQYWKSLTSKNNILFFGKKENFWEMGTTGPCGPCSEIHIDFRNEEEKNRLPGKYLINKGHPKMIEIWNLVFIEFFRKLDGSLDRLSTKHVDAGMGLERLCMVLQGKLSSYDTDIFFPIIRDIKDSLGKIYKEEFYQDVSIRIIADHLRALVVSIYDGQLPSNTGSGYVIRRILRRSIIYATRFLYKKKPFLYQIVESLVREMKIFFPELENRKEYIKHVIEEEETSFFRVIEKGYERFHHLIIKTKEKNKKIIDGKSIFQLYDTYGFPIKLSRILAKKNDFSIDEKSFQKELLKQKEKSKKDNNTLIKSDWIKINNNQFKYENENFIGYDFLKSEIMILKYRKVENQSVKKRKDFYYELVFSKTPFYPEGGGQLGDNGFIKNKIDKIFIENTIKENYVILHIVRKLPLNIDSFFQAIVNKNRRIEIEKNHTATHLLHFALKKVFGEHIQQKGSSIREDYLRFDFSHYKKITTEELNKIEKLVQELIFSNLILEEKRSFPLKEAIKKGCLGIFHEKYKEKVRVITFGDSSELCLGTHVKCTGLIQVFEILSESSISYGIRRIKAITSKKAIQYLKSIHFQYKSLKKILKYPESPIKSFLSLKIENKKLKQKIEKNYLQKIKILKKEFLLKAIQLPFITYICDISNENRTLKIHLVKKIVLDLRNEVSNLFMVISFIQNNKIIIFISISDSVIKNKNIHAHKIIRKMSDYIHGKYWGKSFFSMAIGLNIDGLSLVLKETKEYLKFLKNED from the coding sequence ATGAAATATCAATATATAAGAGATATTTTCCTTGATTTTTTTCAAAAAAAAAAACACAAAATAATTCCTTCTTTTCCTATTTATTTAAGAGATGATCCTACTCTTTTTTTTATTAATGCTGGCATGAATCCTTTCAAGGATTATTTTTTAGGATATAAAAAACCGGAATTTCAAAGAATCGTTAATATTCAAAGATGTCTTAGAGTTTCAGGTAAACATAACGATTTAGAAAATGTAGGATATGATAATTATCATCATACTATGTTTGAAATGTTAGGAAATTGGTCTTTTGGAGATTATTCTAGAAAAGAAACTATAGAATGGGCTTGGGAATTATTAATCCAAAAATATAACATTCCAAAAAAAAATATTTATATATCCATTTTTATTGGAGATGAAAAAGATGGATTATCCATGGATAAAGAAACATATCAATATTGGAAATCATTAACAAGTAAAAATAATATCCTTTTTTTTGGAAAAAAAGAAAATTTTTGGGAGATGGGTACTACAGGACCTTGTGGTCCTTGTTCTGAAATTCATATTGATTTTCGTAATGAAGAAGAAAAAAATAGATTACCAGGAAAATATCTGATTAATAAAGGACATCCTAAGATGATAGAAATTTGGAATTTAGTTTTTATAGAATTTTTTCGAAAATTAGATGGATCCTTAGATAGATTATCTACAAAACATGTAGATGCAGGGATGGGATTAGAAAGATTATGTATGGTTTTACAGGGAAAATTATCTAGTTATGATACGGATATATTTTTTCCAATCATTAGAGATATAAAAGATTCTTTAGGAAAGATTTATAAAGAAGAATTTTATCAAGATGTATCTATACGGATTATAGCAGATCACTTAAGAGCTCTAGTTGTTTCTATTTACGATGGTCAATTACCATCAAATACTGGATCTGGTTATGTTATAAGAAGAATTTTAAGAAGATCCATTATTTATGCCACCCGATTTTTATATAAAAAAAAGCCTTTTCTTTACCAAATTGTGGAATCTTTAGTAAGAGAAATGAAAATATTTTTTCCTGAATTGGAAAATAGAAAAGAATACATTAAACATGTAATTGAAGAAGAAGAGACCTCTTTTTTTAGAGTAATTGAAAAAGGATATGAACGATTTCATCACTTAATCATAAAAACTAAAGAAAAAAATAAAAAAATTATTGATGGAAAAAGTATTTTTCAATTGTATGATACTTATGGATTCCCCATAAAATTATCTAGAATATTGGCTAAAAAAAATGATTTTTCTATAGATGAAAAATCATTTCAAAAAGAATTATTAAAACAAAAAGAAAAATCTAAAAAAGATAATAATACACTCATTAAAAGTGATTGGATAAAAATTAATAATAATCAATTTAAATACGAAAATGAAAATTTTATAGGATATGATTTTTTAAAATCTGAAATTATGATTTTAAAATATCGAAAGGTAGAAAATCAATCAGTAAAAAAAAGAAAAGATTTTTATTACGAATTAGTTTTTTCCAAAACTCCTTTTTATCCTGAAGGAGGTGGACAATTAGGGGATAATGGTTTTATAAAAAATAAAATAGATAAAATTTTTATTGAAAATACAATAAAAGAAAATTATGTTATTTTACATATTGTTCGAAAACTTCCTTTAAATATTGATTCCTTTTTTCAAGCAATAGTAAATAAAAATAGAAGAATAGAAATTGAAAAAAATCACACAGCTACTCATTTATTACATTTTGCATTAAAAAAAGTTTTTGGGGAACATATTCAACAAAAAGGATCTTCTATTAGAGAAGATTATTTACGTTTTGATTTTTCACATTATAAAAAAATAACTACAGAAGAATTAAATAAAATAGAAAAATTGGTTCAAGAATTAATTTTTTCTAATCTTATTTTAGAAGAAAAAAGATCTTTTCCATTAAAAGAAGCAATAAAAAAAGGTTGTTTAGGAATATTTCATGAAAAATATAAAGAAAAAGTACGTGTAATAACGTTTGGAGATTCTTCTGAATTATGTCTTGGAACACATGTAAAATGTACTGGATTAATTCAAGTTTTTGAAATTTTATCAGAATCTTCTATATCGTATGGAATACGTAGGATAAAGGCTATAACTTCAAAAAAAGCTATTCAATATTTAAAATCTATTCATTTTCAATATAAATCATTAAAAAAAATTCTGAAATATCCAGAATCTCCGATAAAAAGTTTTCTTAGTTTAAAAATAGAAAATAAAAAATTAAAACAAAAAATTGAAAAAAACTATTTACAGAAAATTAAAATTTTAAAAAAAGAGTTTTTATTAAAAGCTATCCAATTACCTTTTATCACATATATATGCGATATTTCTAATGAAAATAGAACATTAAAAATCCACCTTGTTAAGAAAATTGTTTTAGATTTACGAAATGAAGTATCGAATTTATTTATGGTAATAAGTTTTATACAAAATAATAAAATTATTATTTTTATCTCTATTTCTGATTCTGTTATCAAAAATAAAAATATTCATGCTCATAAAATTATCCGTAAAATGTCGGATTATATCCATGGAAAATATTGGGGTAAATCTTTTTTTTCTATGGCAATAGGTCTAAATATAGACGGATTAAGTTTAGTTTTGAAAGAAACGAAAGAATATTTAAAATTTTTAAAAAATGAGGATTAA
- a CDS encoding 1-acyl-sn-glycerol-3-phosphate acyltransferase: MKKKEGTLFRDAFGNFHFVKRFLIFTFGCISYNRYNGFNQLKLKGTEYIKDLPDKRVLFVSNHQTYFADVFAMFHVFCSVKNGFINTIKNPIYLLNPKINLYYLAAKETINKGILTKLFTYSGAITVKRTWREGKKKVNRSVDLSEITRMGIALNDGWLITFPQGTTKEFAPGRRGIVHVIRKFNPIVVPIVIDGFQKAYDKKGIKIKKKGVLQKMIFKKPIKLDLNNDTTNIIMEKIMDSIEQSPKYYKRTKN, from the coding sequence TTGAAAAAAAAGGAGGGTACTCTATTTAGAGATGCGTTTGGAAATTTTCATTTCGTAAAACGTTTTTTAATTTTCACCTTTGGTTGTATTTCTTACAATCGTTATAATGGATTTAATCAATTAAAATTAAAAGGTACAGAATATATTAAAGATCTTCCTGATAAAAGAGTTCTTTTTGTATCTAATCATCAAACATATTTTGCAGATGTTTTTGCTATGTTTCATGTTTTTTGTAGTGTAAAAAATGGATTTATAAATACGATAAAAAATCCTATTTACCTTTTAAATCCAAAAATTAATCTATACTATCTAGCTGCTAAAGAAACAATAAATAAAGGAATACTTACAAAATTATTTACTTATTCAGGAGCTATTACTGTAAAAAGAACATGGAGAGAGGGTAAAAAAAAAGTAAACAGATCAGTAGATCTATCTGAAATTACTCGTATGGGAATTGCTTTAAATGATGGATGGTTAATTACTTTTCCTCAAGGAACTACTAAAGAATTTGCTCCTGGACGTAGAGGGATTGTTCATGTTATAAGAAAATTTAATCCTATTGTAGTTCCTATTGTTATAGATGGATTTCAAAAAGCCTATGATAAAAAAGGAATTAAAATTAAAAAAAAAGGAGTTTTACAAAAAATGATTTTTAAAAAACCTATTAAATTGGATTTAAATAACGATACTACAAATATAATTATGGAAAAAATTATGGATTCTATAGAACAATCTCCTAAATATTACAAAAGAACAAAAAATTAA
- the ccsA gene encoding cytochrome c biogenesis protein yields MRTLKKLLFSTKITSFLFLFLALSMAIATFLEKKYSTDIAKIYIYESTWFETMMILIIINLIGNIWKYKFWNKKKFPLLIFHISFVFIFIGGIISRYYSFEGMMSLREGDINRKISSRKNYIKLKIHKGINTMVYNDPYILSSFHHRYKGKFFFEGNLLKVNIIKYIPCAKTFLSKRNTKEKIIKIVSTNQQGRIENFLKNGKIIKINGFLFSLNKDIPFGIQIFEKNNKLYVKSSFFGKRINMINKKITFLSKNTITPLKVKSFYQIENKKNIVQWVIPEGIVKGKLEYINSCNDDKKNDNLLDAITAKISFQNQYKLVTFLGGKNKMEMSEPIFFNNHQISIGYGSIFLNLPFFLRLNKFKVENYPGSEFPSFFISNITLIDKEKKKNYFIYMNHVLNYKGYRFFQSGYDPDKKGTHFSVNNDYLGTNFSYFGYFLMSIGMFLTLFWKGTRFSFLKSKLKDLSKISVFFIFFSLINSNFIFSHIHEFKKFKKNSLKKISYNIHISKKHGDNFGHLLVQDNKGRIKPIHTMALDLLRKVHKKNNLGILDANQWFISIHHNNIFWTKIPFIKVDKRGGPEFLIQTKANKDGYVSMIDLYTLDSKTSKLKFNLQKDYENAFSKSPIQRNEYDKAVIALSERVGIIHGIFQGKYLRIFPIPNDINNTWSSWIIPNTNRLNPIGLLMLNNYFKSLFNAQNEQDWNISDNEIKKIQLYQFKISKSILPSKRKIDLEIFYNKLNIFYCLPFFYSVIGIIILISTFIKIFFERKYIFWIYKIFISFLFVLFIFESLGLILRWYISGHAPWSNGYESSIFISWCLVGIGLIFYKNQFVPGITALISSILLIIAAHSDTMDPEITNLVPVLKSHWLIIHVAIITSSYGFFLTGSFLGFLVLILYILLKYNSNKKYKKKIKIHINKLTIINEMSLTIGLFLLTIGTFLGSIWANSSWGRYWSWDPKETWAFISIMIYAFVLHIRLIPGIKGLFFFNFSSILSISSIIMTYFGVNYYLSGLHSYARGEPISIPYWIYYSLLILGFISLLSYYSYYSENFNEKITEKK; encoded by the coding sequence ATGCGAACGTTAAAAAAATTGCTTTTTTCCACAAAAATTACTTCTTTTTTATTTTTATTTTTAGCCTTATCTATGGCAATAGCCACTTTTTTAGAAAAGAAATATTCTACAGATATAGCAAAAATATATATTTATGAATCTACTTGGTTTGAAACCATGATGATTTTAATTATAATAAATCTAATAGGAAATATATGGAAATATAAATTTTGGAATAAAAAAAAATTTCCTTTATTAATTTTTCATATATCATTTGTATTTATTTTTATTGGAGGAATTATTTCTAGGTACTATAGTTTTGAAGGAATGATGTCCTTAAGAGAAGGAGATATTAATAGAAAAATTAGTTCTAGAAAAAATTATATAAAATTGAAAATACATAAAGGGATCAATACAATGGTTTATAATGATCCTTATATTTTATCTTCTTTTCATCATAGATATAAAGGAAAATTTTTTTTTGAAGGTAATTTATTAAAAGTAAATATTATAAAATATATTCCATGTGCAAAAACTTTTCTTTCGAAAAGAAATACGAAAGAAAAAATTATAAAAATAGTTTCAACTAATCAACAAGGAAGAATAGAAAATTTCCTTAAAAATGGAAAAATAATAAAAATAAATGGATTTTTATTTTCTCTTAATAAGGATATTCCTTTTGGAATTCAAATTTTTGAAAAAAATAATAAACTTTATGTAAAATCTTCTTTTTTCGGAAAAAGGATAAATATGATTAATAAAAAAATTACATTTTTATCCAAAAATACTATTACACCTCTCAAAGTAAAAAGTTTTTATCAAATAGAAAATAAAAAAAACATAGTTCAATGGGTTATTCCTGAAGGAATTGTAAAAGGAAAATTAGAATATATTAATTCCTGTAATGATGATAAAAAAAATGATAATTTATTAGACGCCATTACGGCTAAAATATCGTTTCAAAATCAATATAAATTGGTAACTTTTTTAGGAGGAAAAAATAAAATGGAGATGAGTGAACCTATATTTTTTAATAATCACCAAATTTCCATTGGATATGGATCGATATTTTTGAATCTTCCTTTTTTTTTAAGGTTAAATAAGTTTAAGGTAGAAAATTATCCAGGTTCTGAATTTCCATCTTTTTTTATTAGTAATATAACTTTAATAGATAAAGAAAAAAAGAAAAATTATTTTATTTATATGAATCATGTTCTAAATTATAAAGGATATAGATTTTTCCAATCTGGATATGATCCAGATAAAAAAGGTACTCATTTTTCTGTAAATAATGATTATTTAGGTACTAATTTTTCTTATTTTGGGTATTTTTTGATGAGTATAGGAATGTTTCTGACTTTATTTTGGAAAGGAACTAGATTTAGTTTTCTTAAAAGTAAATTAAAAGATTTATCTAAAATTTCTGTATTCTTTATTTTTTTTTCATTAATTAATAGCAATTTTATTTTCTCTCATATTCATGAATTTAAAAAATTCAAAAAAAATTCTTTAAAAAAAATTTCTTATAATATTCATATTTCTAAAAAACATGGAGATAATTTTGGACATTTATTAGTACAAGATAATAAAGGAAGAATAAAACCAATACATACTATGGCATTAGACCTTCTTCGGAAGGTACATAAAAAAAATAATTTAGGAATTTTAGATGCTAATCAATGGTTTATTTCTATACATCATAATAATATTTTTTGGACAAAAATTCCTTTTATTAAAGTGGATAAAAGAGGTGGCCCTGAATTTTTAATTCAAACAAAAGCCAATAAAGATGGTTATGTATCTATGATAGATCTTTATACTTTAGATTCAAAAACATCAAAATTAAAATTTAATTTACAAAAAGATTATGAAAATGCTTTTTCTAAAAGTCCCATTCAAAGAAATGAATATGATAAAGCAGTTATTGCTCTTAGTGAACGTGTAGGAATTATTCATGGAATTTTTCAAGGTAAATATTTACGTATTTTTCCTATTCCAAACGATATAAATAATACATGGTCTAGTTGGATAATTCCAAATACTAATCGTTTAAATCCAATTGGATTATTGATGTTAAATAATTATTTTAAATCTTTATTTAATGCACAAAATGAACAAGATTGGAATATTTCGGATAATGAAATAAAAAAAATACAATTGTATCAATTTAAAATTTCTAAATCTATTTTACCTTCAAAAAGAAAAATAGATTTAGAAATTTTTTATAATAAATTAAATATTTTTTACTGTTTGCCTTTTTTTTATTCCGTTATTGGAATAATAATTCTTATAAGTACTTTTATAAAAATTTTTTTTGAAAGAAAATATATATTTTGGATCTATAAAATTTTCATTTCATTTTTATTCGTTCTATTTATTTTTGAATCTTTAGGTTTAATTTTAAGGTGGTATATTTCTGGTCATGCTCCCTGGAGTAATGGGTATGAATCCTCAATTTTTATTAGTTGGTGTTTGGTAGGTATAGGTTTAATATTTTATAAAAATCAATTTGTACCAGGAATTACCGCATTAATTTCCTCGATTTTATTGATTATAGCCGCACATAGTGATACTATGGATCCAGAAATTACTAATTTAGTCCCAGTTTTAAAATCTCATTGGTTGATAATACATGTAGCTATTATCACATCAAGCTATGGATTTTTTTTAACAGGATCCTTTTTAGGATTTTTAGTTCTTATTTTATATATTCTTTTAAAATATAATTCTAACAAAAAATATAAGAAAAAAATTAAAATTCATATCAATAAATTAACTATTATTAATGAAATGAGCCTTACTATAGGACTTTTTCTATTAACTATAGGAACTTTTTTAGGATCTATTTGGGCTAATAGTAGTTGGGGCCGTTATTGGAGTTGGGATCCAAAAGAAACTTGGGCATTCATTAGTATAATGATATATGCTTTTGTATTACATATTCGTCTAATACCAGGAATTAAAGGATTATTTTTTTTTAATTTTTCCAGTATATTATCCATAAGTTCTATTATTATGACTTATTTTGGAGTAAATTATTATCTTTCTGGATTACATTCTTATGCTAGAGGAGAACCTATTTCTATTCCTTATTGGATTTATTATAGTTTACTAATTTTAGGTTTTATTTCTCTTTTATCATATTATTCATATTATTCGGAGAATTTTAATGAAAAAATAACGGAAAAAAAATAG
- a CDS encoding MBL fold metallo-hydrolase encodes MKITFLGTGTSQGIPIIGSKHPVCLSNNLKDKRLRSSILIEKDNKSFLIDCSPDFRYQMLRINHEKLDAIFITHEHHDHIGGLDEIRSINFKMKKTIPVYGLHRVLENLKKRFYYIFSKNQNLNTSKISIYELDNYMDFFVIDYLKIIPLDIWHGTLPILGFRIENFAYITDASSIPIHTIKKLMGLNILVVNILRKKTKNPYNFTLSESLEMIQKIGSKKTYFTHISPFFGFHNEIQIQLPKNVYLAHDGLNITI; translated from the coding sequence ATGAAAATTACTTTTTTAGGAACTGGTACATCACAGGGGATCCCTATCATTGGATCTAAGCATCCAGTATGTTTATCAAATAATTTAAAAGATAAAAGACTTCGAAGTTCTATTCTTATTGAAAAGGATAACAAATCATTTTTGATAGATTGTAGCCCTGATTTTCGTTATCAAATGTTAAGAATTAATCATGAAAAATTGGATGCAATTTTTATTACCCATGAACATCATGATCATATAGGAGGATTGGACGAAATAAGATCTATTAATTTTAAAATGAAAAAAACAATTCCAGTTTATGGATTACATCGTGTATTAGAAAATTTAAAAAAAAGATTTTACTATATTTTTTCAAAAAATCAAAATTTAAATACTTCCAAAATTTCTATTTATGAGTTGGATAATTATATGGATTTTTTTGTAATAGATTATTTGAAAATAATTCCTTTAGATATATGGCATGGTACACTTCCTATTTTAGGATTTCGGATAGAAAATTTTGCCTATATAACAGATGCAAGTAGTATCCCTATTCATACTATTAAAAAATTAATGGGGTTGAATATTTTAGTTGTAAATATTTTAAGAAAAAAAACAAAAAATCCATATAATTTTACATTATCTGAATCATTGGAAATGATACAAAAAATCGGATCTAAAAAAACTTATTTTACACATATAAGTCCCTTTTTTGGATTTCACAATGAAATTCAGATTCAATTACCTAAAAATGTTTATTTAGCTCATGATGGATTGAATATAACTATATAA